A genomic window from Lotus japonicus ecotype B-129 chromosome 1, LjGifu_v1.2 includes:
- the LOC130728210 gene encoding uncharacterized protein LOC130728210 isoform X1 — translation MTMQRRRRRRRSTAENPSLSSVLLPDELIEAILVRLPVSSLLRFKSVCKSWLSVISDPQFAKSQFDLAASPTHRLLLSVTDDLKFQSLDIDSSPPNDDESAVLNYPREQQPYSHGKSLSKIAQSPDLAQQLNNKPYDLREMAGCLALCYSAYGEMAEMWIMKEYKVQSSWTKIVFSTHDESPCFFPICFTKCGDVFGSDEFGRLLRLNDKGKLLPVYPWDWSWESRYRLLYSRMYTASILSLPS, via the exons ATGACCATGCAGCGACGCCGACGACGAAGGAGGAGCACGGCGGAGAACCCTTCGCTCTCTTCCGTTCTTCTCCCTGACGAGTTGATTGAAGCGATTCTGGTGAGACTACCAGTGAGTTCTCTTCTCCGATTCAAATCAGTGTGCAAATCGTGGCTCTCTGTAATTTCCGATCCCCAATTTGCGAAATCCCAATTTGACCTAGCTGCTTCACCCACCCACCGTCTCCTTCTCAGTGTCACTGATGACCTCAAATTCCAATCCTTAGACATTGATTCATCACCACCCAATGACGATGAATCTGCAGTGCTCAACTACCCGCGTGAACAGCAGCCTTATTCTCATG GGAAGAGTTTATCAAAGATTGCTCAGTCACCTGATTTAGCTCAGCAGTTGAACAATAAACCATATGATTTAAGGGAGATGGCAGGATGTCTTGCTCTATGTTACTCTGCTTATGGTGAAATGGCTGAAATGTGGATAATGAAAGAGTATAAAGTGCAATCATCTTGGACTAAGATTGTTTTCTCTACTCATGATGAATCACCCTGCTTTTTTCCAATATGTTTCACTAAATGTGGTGATGTATTTGGatcagatgagtttggaagattATTGAGACTCAACGATAAAGGAAAGCTACTTCCAGTTTATCCGTGGGATTGGTCTTGGGAGAGCAGATATCGTCTATTATATAGTCGTATGTATACAGCAAGTATACTGTCACTCCCTAGTTAA
- the LOC130728210 gene encoding F-box/kelch-repeat protein At3g06240-like isoform X2 yields MTMQRRRRRRRSTAENPSLSSVLLPDELIEAILVRLPVSSLLRFKSVCKSWLSVISDPQFAKSQFDLAASPTHRLLLSVTDDLKFQSLDIDSSPPNDDESAVLNYPREQQPYSHDEFGRLLRLNDKGKLLPVYPWDWSWESRYRLLYSRMYTASILSLPS; encoded by the exons ATGACCATGCAGCGACGCCGACGACGAAGGAGGAGCACGGCGGAGAACCCTTCGCTCTCTTCCGTTCTTCTCCCTGACGAGTTGATTGAAGCGATTCTGGTGAGACTACCAGTGAGTTCTCTTCTCCGATTCAAATCAGTGTGCAAATCGTGGCTCTCTGTAATTTCCGATCCCCAATTTGCGAAATCCCAATTTGACCTAGCTGCTTCACCCACCCACCGTCTCCTTCTCAGTGTCACTGATGACCTCAAATTCCAATCCTTAGACATTGATTCATCACCACCCAATGACGATGAATCTGCAGTGCTCAACTACCCGCGTGAACAGCAGCCTTATTCTCATG atgagtttggaagattATTGAGACTCAACGATAAAGGAAAGCTACTTCCAGTTTATCCGTGGGATTGGTCTTGGGAGAGCAGATATCGTCTATTATATAGTCGTATGTATACAGCAAGTATACTGTCACTCCCTAGTTAA